One Mesorhizobium sp. J428 DNA segment encodes these proteins:
- a CDS encoding DUF899 domain-containing protein, giving the protein MHPTIVSREDWLTARKALLARELDMTHALDALRAERRQMPWVRVEKGYVFDGSDGKCTLLDLFGDRSQLAIYHFMLTPGSDHLCPGCSYTMDHVDSARQHFEQADLAFAAISRAPIARIEQVKARMGWTFPWVSSGDGDFNYDFGVSFTEADRAAGRALYNYDKTRIRKSSDMFGISVFVKDGDDVFHTYSTYHRGTELLMGAFNWLDLTPRGRNETDGTMSWVRLHDEYPQSE; this is encoded by the coding sequence ATGCATCCAACCATCGTTTCACGCGAAGACTGGCTCACCGCGCGCAAGGCGCTTCTGGCCAGGGAACTCGACATGACCCATGCGCTCGACGCCTTGCGCGCCGAACGCCGGCAGATGCCCTGGGTCAGGGTCGAGAAGGGCTACGTCTTCGACGGTTCCGACGGCAAGTGCACCTTGCTCGACCTGTTCGGCGACCGCAGCCAGCTCGCCATCTATCATTTCATGCTCACGCCGGGCTCGGACCATCTCTGCCCGGGGTGTTCCTATACGATGGATCACGTCGACTCCGCGCGGCAGCATTTCGAGCAGGCCGATCTTGCCTTCGCAGCCATATCGCGTGCGCCGATCGCGCGGATCGAGCAGGTGAAAGCCCGGATGGGCTGGACGTTTCCCTGGGTCTCGTCCGGAGACGGCGACTTCAACTACGACTTCGGCGTGTCCTTCACCGAGGCAGATCGTGCTGCCGGGCGTGCGCTCTACAACTACGACAAGACCAGGATCCGGAAGTCTTCGGACATGTTCGGCATCAGCGTCTTCGTCAAAGACGGGGACGACGTCTTCCACACCTATTCGACCTACCATCGCGGCACCGAACTGCTGATGGGCGCCTTCAACTGGCTCGACCTCACGCCCAGAGGCCGCAACGAGACCGACGGAACCATGAGCTGGGTTCGTCTGCACGACGAATACCCGCAATCGGAATAG
- a CDS encoding porin — translation MQSDRNHAICTIRSQPTVTFPQQSRRNWPEMRPNGDVPVELAKEVPHKFGKGRTAADRWRFREQFETESITMNIRGLLLGSAAALAAATSANAADAVMAPEPEPVEYVRVCDAYGSGFFYIPGTETCLQISGYVWYQIGATSEGAGDTPNYWAFARDGWNKSVRARVNFDARSETEWGTLRSYIRFQADWNGVGDGKVAADQAFIELGGLRMGYTESAWAETVNGISSFGSHTWGGLYYGYQQRALIQYNFSSNGFFGTISLEDDTLDGEGYVPDVVALIGYGADWGAVWARAAYDESFDGTPDGFGGVNDGGFAASIGTQINVPNMPGSSFRLIGYYADGDHQYGAGSSWTAYSTMGNSEWSVLASYYHQFTETFGASVGVQYFNDFYLAGTDISSGVDGWSADLGLVWVPVTNFEVRTELNYDDNDLEDGTLSGILRFTRFF, via the coding sequence GTGCAGAGCGACCGAAACCACGCCATCTGCACAATTCGCAGTCAGCCAACAGTCACATTTCCGCAACAGAGCCGCCGCAACTGGCCGGAAATGCGGCCAAACGGCGACGTTCCTGTTGAACTGGCAAAAGAAGTCCCGCACAAATTCGGCAAGGGACGCACAGCAGCCGACCGCTGGCGCTTTCGGGAACAGTTCGAAACGGAGAGCATAACAATGAATATTAGGGGCCTTCTTCTCGGCTCGGCGGCTGCCCTCGCAGCGGCGACCAGTGCGAATGCCGCGGACGCCGTCATGGCGCCCGAGCCGGAGCCGGTGGAATATGTTCGCGTCTGCGACGCCTATGGTTCGGGCTTCTTCTACATCCCCGGCACCGAAACCTGCCTGCAGATCTCGGGCTATGTGTGGTACCAGATCGGTGCGACAAGCGAGGGCGCTGGTGACACTCCGAACTATTGGGCTTTTGCCCGTGACGGATGGAACAAGAGCGTGCGCGCTCGTGTGAACTTCGACGCGCGGTCTGAGACCGAGTGGGGTACTCTCCGCTCCTATATTCGGTTCCAGGCTGACTGGAACGGCGTCGGCGACGGCAAAGTCGCAGCTGATCAGGCTTTCATCGAATTGGGTGGCCTTCGGATGGGTTACACCGAATCGGCTTGGGCCGAGACAGTCAATGGTATTTCGAGCTTCGGTTCGCACACTTGGGGTGGCCTCTATTACGGTTACCAGCAGCGTGCTCTGATTCAGTATAACTTCTCCTCCAATGGCTTCTTCGGCACGATTTCGCTGGAAGACGATACGTTGGACGGCGAAGGGTATGTGCCTGATGTCGTGGCGTTGATTGGATACGGTGCCGACTGGGGCGCCGTGTGGGCGCGTGCGGCATACGATGAGAGCTTTGATGGCACCCCGGATGGCTTTGGCGGTGTAAACGATGGTGGCTTCGCGGCTTCGATCGGCACCCAGATCAACGTGCCGAACATGCCAGGTTCGTCCTTCCGACTGATCGGCTACTATGCTGATGGTGACCATCAGTATGGTGCTGGCAGCAGTTGGACTGCCTATTCCACCATGGGCAACTCCGAATGGTCTGTGCTGGCGTCTTACTATCACCAGTTCACCGAGACCTTCGGGGCATCGGTCGGCGTGCAGTATTTCAACGATTTCTACCTCGCCGGAACTGATATTTCGTCGGGCGTCGATGGCTGGTCTGCTGACCTCGGCTTGGTGTGGGTGCCGGTCACGAACTTCGAGGTTCGGACCGAACTCAATTATGACGATAATGATCTTGAGGACGGCACGCTTTCCGGCATCCTCCGCTTCACCCGCTTCTTCTGA
- a CDS encoding transglutaminase-like domain-containing protein: protein MKGIRAQPKVGGVCRDFAILAFSTFRERGIPARLRVGFADHLVPGRWEDHWLCEWYDGERWKRLDVEFAAVHGISFDTLDVPRERFLTASEAWFRIQGMPEIASQFGVSSLDLGGEWFVAGSLFREIAALRGLELKPWNYWGLSEEPFLRFGRMVARGVGPTRPARLRLKGADVDRDGEPEAVADWPLPEQVISFPYSEPVAVVLRCS from the coding sequence TTGAAGGGGATACGGGCACAGCCCAAAGTCGGCGGCGTATGCCGGGATTTCGCTATACTGGCGTTCAGCACATTTCGTGAGCGCGGCATCCCGGCTCGTCTCCGCGTCGGGTTTGCCGACCATTTGGTGCCTGGCCGTTGGGAAGATCATTGGCTTTGCGAATGGTATGACGGCGAGCGCTGGAAACGGCTCGATGTGGAGTTTGCAGCTGTCCACGGGATTTCCTTCGACACCTTGGACGTGCCGCGCGAGCGATTCCTGACAGCAAGCGAGGCATGGTTTCGGATCCAAGGGATGCCCGAGATCGCTTCGCAATTTGGCGTGTCGAGCCTCGACCTTGGTGGCGAGTGGTTCGTGGCGGGAAGCCTGTTTCGCGAAATCGCAGCTTTGCGCGGGCTGGAACTGAAACCGTGGAATTATTGGGGTCTATCAGAGGAACCTTTCCTGCGTTTCGGCCGAATGGTCGCAAGAGGCGTGGGCCCTACTCGACCAGCTCGCTTACGGCTCAAGGGCGCCGATGTCGACAGGGACGGCGAGCCGGAAGCTGTAGCCGATTGGCCCTTACCAGAGCAGGTTATCAGCTTCCCATACAGCGAGCCTGTGGCCGTCGTGTTGCGATGTTCCTGA
- a CDS encoding energy transducer TonB produces MIQWPSILPAKTDGTVPEPVALPVETASGADRFRFEFPRLAPDGESAGEASSDIAAPGAEVATPLARTRWNAAALAVSLVFHAVAVAGLGMLVWHEGVEAETDAISVEIVADPAPEPSEEPSVAGDASEMLDAAAPADRPEPGAEDVEKQADLAEASVAETQEPPSADPVVPAPLPQFQPLPPLTEMDIDQPVPGAAVALESDAEADLAAVTPDVSPSSQPAGSPGEAAATRRDVVDKPAPDAPPEAGETNDASAAVPVLAARPSLESMLPAIAVPEQPLFPAAAMPEPPAPAQAKQADAPKIARSAPVETNRKPPAKAAPTQKKAEPTRSAKAQDQPRKTDTKPAARADKPERRERGTAAPTGGAKARDKARPASQAGSVASAAASSGDREAYGLKVNGHVQRYKRYPDAAARGGMKGAVKVSISIGGSGNLASARVTASSGYPVLDSEALATVRRAAPYPKPPASFGGTARFSLTLRYSR; encoded by the coding sequence GTGATCCAGTGGCCGTCGATCCTGCCGGCGAAGACGGACGGGACGGTGCCCGAGCCCGTCGCGCTGCCGGTCGAGACGGCTTCCGGCGCGGATAGATTTCGGTTCGAATTTCCGCGGCTTGCGCCCGATGGTGAAAGTGCCGGGGAAGCCTCGTCCGACATCGCCGCGCCCGGCGCAGAAGTGGCGACGCCGCTCGCCAGGACCCGTTGGAACGCCGCCGCGCTGGCGGTGTCGCTGGTCTTCCATGCGGTCGCCGTCGCCGGGCTCGGCATGCTCGTCTGGCATGAGGGTGTCGAAGCCGAAACGGACGCCATCTCGGTCGAGATCGTGGCCGATCCGGCGCCTGAGCCATCGGAAGAGCCCTCCGTCGCGGGCGATGCCAGCGAGATGCTGGATGCAGCTGCGCCCGCCGATCGGCCGGAACCCGGCGCGGAGGATGTCGAGAAGCAGGCCGATCTCGCCGAGGCCTCCGTGGCGGAAACGCAAGAACCGCCGTCCGCCGATCCTGTCGTTCCGGCTCCGCTGCCGCAGTTTCAGCCTCTGCCGCCGCTGACGGAGATGGACATTGATCAGCCTGTGCCGGGCGCGGCTGTCGCTCTCGAATCGGATGCCGAAGCCGATCTCGCAGCGGTCACGCCGGATGTGTCGCCGTCGTCCCAGCCGGCCGGATCGCCCGGCGAGGCCGCCGCGACACGTCGGGATGTCGTCGACAAGCCGGCGCCGGACGCGCCGCCGGAGGCCGGGGAAACAAACGACGCGAGCGCGGCAGTTCCCGTGCTTGCCGCGCGCCCCTCGCTCGAATCGATGCTGCCGGCGATCGCCGTCCCCGAACAGCCGCTCTTCCCGGCGGCCGCTATGCCGGAGCCACCCGCGCCGGCGCAGGCGAAGCAGGCCGACGCACCGAAGATTGCCAGGTCTGCCCCAGTCGAAACAAATCGCAAGCCGCCGGCCAAGGCAGCGCCTACGCAAAAGAAGGCCGAGCCGACCAGATCGGCCAAAGCCCAGGACCAGCCCCGCAAGACAGACACGAAGCCGGCCGCGCGGGCGGACAAGCCCGAACGGCGCGAGCGCGGCACGGCGGCGCCGACCGGCGGGGCCAAGGCCAGGGACAAGGCCCGCCCGGCAAGCCAGGCGGGCTCCGTCGCCTCCGCCGCAGCGTCGTCCGGCGACCGCGAAGCCTACGGCCTCAAGGTCAACGGTCACGTCCAGCGCTACAAGCGCTACCCGGACGCCGCCGCGCGCGGCGGTATGAAGGGAGCGGTGAAAGTGTCGATCAGCATCGGCGGCTCAGGCAATCTCGCCTCTGCGCGGGTCACGGCGAGTTCCGGCTACCCTGTGCTCGACAGCGAGGCGCTCGCCACCGTGCGCCGCGCAGCGCCCTATCCGAAGCCTCCGGCGAGCTTCGGCGGCACGGCGCGCTTCTCACTGACGCTGCGCTACAGCCGGTAG
- a CDS encoding ABC transporter substrate-binding protein, whose product MSVAVAAPPSRVMSLNVCTDQLAMLLATPGQLVSVSELASDPGLSFHSALATSYPHNRGLAEEVLVAKPDVVITGAYSLHNTTPLLRRLGYRIEEFQYSQTLDTIPGEIRRMGAILGATSRAEEMASSFESELSRIEAGRCGSPPTAIAYDQNGIAMGAGSLVDSAMQAAGLRNIAAELGYSGMAPFPLELLVEKKPDIVVLPEPLADTPALADLIASHPAIRALGQGTLRIHLPRGSASCGGPFVIEAVKALAEARRRVVSCPPGGSAP is encoded by the coding sequence GTGAGCGTCGCGGTCGCCGCGCCGCCCTCCCGCGTGATGTCGCTCAACGTCTGCACCGATCAGTTGGCCATGCTGCTCGCCACGCCCGGCCAGCTCGTCTCGGTGTCGGAGCTCGCGTCGGACCCTGGCCTTTCCTTCCATTCCGCGCTCGCGACTTCCTATCCGCACAATCGCGGGCTGGCGGAGGAGGTGCTGGTAGCGAAACCGGACGTGGTCATCACGGGCGCCTATTCGCTGCACAACACCACGCCGCTCCTGCGCCGCCTCGGCTACCGGATCGAGGAATTCCAGTATTCGCAGACGCTGGACACGATCCCGGGCGAGATCCGGCGCATGGGGGCGATTCTTGGTGCTACCTCCCGCGCCGAAGAGATGGCGTCTTCGTTCGAAAGCGAGCTGTCGCGCATCGAGGCCGGGCGGTGCGGATCGCCGCCGACCGCCATCGCCTACGACCAGAACGGCATCGCCATGGGTGCCGGCTCGCTGGTCGACTCGGCGATGCAGGCGGCGGGCCTGCGCAACATCGCAGCCGAGCTTGGTTATTCCGGCATGGCGCCGTTTCCGCTTGAACTGCTGGTCGAGAAGAAGCCCGACATCGTCGTGCTGCCCGAGCCGCTGGCCGACACGCCGGCGCTGGCCGACCTGATCGCCTCGCATCCGGCGATCAGGGCCCTGGGGCAGGGCACGCTGCGCATTCATCTGCCGCGCGGTTCAGCTTCCTGCGGCGGGCCGTTCGTCATCGAGGCGGTGAAGGCGTTGGCCGAGGCGCGGCGGCGTGTCGTCTCTTGCCCGCCAGGCGGGTCCGCGCCATGA
- a CDS encoding helix-turn-helix domain-containing protein, with amino-acid sequence MDPLIAAAASALAAGDPLAALKRVSLRDDAPALALRGIAMAQLGDLVRAKELLGNAARLFGDKEPAARARCSLAEAEIALVSRDLGRPVEKLGGARATLEAFGDLANAAHARYLEARALLLIGRLDEAERVLGGLDAGALPAISRVGYELVVAGIAIRRIRAGPARDALDRARRTAAGVGNAALKAEADRAVRAFEAPAARLVARDGGRLLRLDEIEALVASEALVVDACRNAVRGQTARISLANRPVLFALMRVLGEVWPEDASREELLARVFRAREADESHRARLRVEIGRLRDAIRPLAKIHATERGFVLEPQQADVVAVFAPPVEDEHGEVLALLADGEAWSSSALALALDVSPRTVQRALDGLAADGKAEWFGQGRARRWIAMSVPGFPTSLLLPAIGVVG; translated from the coding sequence ATGGACCCTCTGATTGCTGCCGCGGCGAGCGCGCTGGCTGCCGGCGATCCGCTTGCGGCGCTCAAGCGCGTCTCATTGCGCGACGACGCTCCGGCGCTTGCCTTGCGTGGCATCGCAATGGCGCAGCTCGGCGATCTCGTCCGCGCGAAGGAACTGCTGGGAAACGCAGCGCGCCTTTTCGGCGATAAGGAGCCTGCCGCCCGTGCCCGATGCAGCCTCGCCGAGGCCGAGATTGCGCTCGTGTCACGCGACCTTGGCCGGCCCGTGGAGAAGCTGGGCGGCGCCAGAGCGACATTGGAAGCGTTCGGAGACCTCGCGAACGCAGCGCATGCCCGCTATCTCGAAGCGCGGGCTCTGCTGCTGATCGGTCGCCTCGACGAGGCGGAGCGGGTTCTGGGCGGTCTTGATGCCGGTGCGTTGCCGGCGATATCGCGGGTGGGCTACGAGCTGGTGGTCGCGGGGATTGCGATACGCCGCATACGCGCCGGACCGGCCCGCGATGCGCTCGACCGCGCGAGACGCACGGCCGCCGGCGTCGGGAATGCGGCATTGAAGGCCGAGGCCGACCGGGCCGTGCGGGCGTTCGAAGCGCCCGCCGCGCGATTGGTCGCGCGCGATGGAGGACGGCTTCTTCGTCTCGACGAGATCGAGGCGCTGGTCGCATCGGAGGCGCTCGTCGTCGACGCGTGCCGCAATGCAGTGCGCGGCCAGACAGCCCGCATTTCTCTGGCCAATCGCCCGGTCCTGTTCGCGCTGATGCGTGTGCTCGGTGAGGTCTGGCCGGAAGATGCATCCCGAGAAGAGCTTCTCGCTCGCGTCTTTCGCGCCCGGGAGGCAGACGAATCGCATCGCGCGCGACTGCGGGTCGAGATTGGGCGCTTGCGCGACGCGATCAGGCCCCTGGCGAAGATACATGCCACCGAGCGGGGGTTCGTACTCGAACCACAGCAGGCCGACGTGGTCGCGGTGTTCGCACCGCCCGTTGAAGACGAGCATGGCGAGGTGCTGGCCCTTCTGGCCGATGGCGAGGCCTGGTCCAGTTCCGCGCTGGCGCTGGCGCTCGATGTCAGTCCGCGTACGGTGCAGCGGGCGCTCGACGGCCTTGCGGCAGATGGCAAGGCGGAATGGTTCGGCCAGGGACGCGCACGTCGCTGGATCGCGATGAGCGTTCCGGGTTTCCCGACGAGCTTGTTACTCCCCGCCATCGGCGTCGTGGGCTAG
- a CDS encoding DUF5074 domain-containing protein has product MKRSAAEIIREYGPFPGVERVHGVSFDGRRVWMATGDRLSAFDPDSGEMQTSLDVAADAGTAFDGEHLFQIADAVIRRIDPKTGEVLATIPAPGNRDDSGLAWAEGTLWVGQHRGRRIYQVDPETGTVLRTIETDRFVTGVTWVDGELWHGTWENNESDVRRIDPSTGEVLERLDMPRGIGVSGLESDGRDRFFCGAVDSAKVRTIRRPRRSIARGVL; this is encoded by the coding sequence ATGAAACGCTCAGCCGCCGAGATCATTCGCGAATATGGTCCGTTTCCCGGAGTGGAACGCGTCCACGGGGTCAGCTTTGACGGCCGCAGGGTCTGGATGGCGACCGGTGACAGGCTGAGCGCTTTTGATCCCGACAGCGGGGAGATGCAGACCTCGCTCGATGTTGCTGCCGATGCAGGCACGGCGTTCGATGGCGAGCACCTGTTCCAGATCGCAGACGCGGTGATCCGGAGGATCGATCCGAAGACGGGCGAGGTGCTCGCCACGATTCCGGCGCCCGGCAATCGCGACGATTCAGGCCTTGCCTGGGCCGAAGGCACGCTCTGGGTCGGACAGCATCGCGGCCGCAGGATTTATCAGGTGGACCCCGAGACGGGAACGGTGCTGCGCACGATTGAAACCGATCGTTTCGTCACCGGCGTCACCTGGGTCGACGGCGAGCTCTGGCACGGCACATGGGAGAACAACGAAAGCGATGTTCGCCGTATCGATCCTTCGACCGGTGAAGTGCTGGAACGACTGGACATGCCACGGGGAATTGGAGTTTCGGGGCTTGAATCCGACGGACGCGACCGTTTTTTCTGCGGGGCTGTAGATAGCGCCAAAGTTCGCACGATACGCAGGCCGAGGCGATCGATCGCGCGTGGAGTCCTTTGA
- a CDS encoding ABC transporter ATP-binding protein → MRLSARELSISLSGRRVLDGVSIDLEPGQVVGLLGPNGAGKSTLMRTLAGLIETQQVWLDDRSLSAMGSIERAQKIAFLPQQRSIGWSLAVEQVVMLGRIPWRAYGQRPSEQDEAIAADAMRLLQVDGLAARPATELSGGEQARVLAARAVAQDTPFLIADEPASGLDPAHQISMMQAFRAVAAKGRCVLVSLHDLTLAARWCDRIIVLDGGRVAADGEPGAVLDAELLQSVYGVTAHVAHEGGKLVLAPLALSQARQP, encoded by the coding sequence ATGCGGCTTTCGGCGCGCGAACTTTCGATCAGTCTCTCCGGCCGCCGGGTCCTGGACGGCGTCTCGATCGACCTCGAACCGGGCCAGGTGGTCGGCCTGCTCGGTCCCAACGGCGCCGGCAAGTCTACCCTGATGCGCACGCTCGCCGGGCTGATCGAAACGCAGCAGGTGTGGCTGGACGACCGCTCCCTGTCGGCGATGGGCTCGATCGAACGCGCACAAAAAATCGCCTTCCTGCCGCAGCAGCGTTCCATCGGCTGGTCGCTGGCGGTGGAGCAGGTGGTGATGCTCGGGCGCATACCGTGGCGGGCTTACGGACAGCGGCCGTCCGAACAGGATGAGGCGATCGCCGCCGACGCGATGCGCCTGCTGCAGGTCGACGGCCTCGCCGCGCGGCCGGCCACCGAACTGTCCGGCGGGGAGCAGGCGAGGGTGCTCGCCGCCCGCGCAGTCGCGCAGGACACGCCGTTCCTAATTGCCGACGAGCCCGCATCCGGGCTCGATCCCGCGCACCAGATCTCGATGATGCAGGCTTTCCGCGCGGTGGCGGCGAAGGGGCGCTGCGTGCTCGTCTCGCTGCACGACCTGACGCTCGCGGCGCGCTGGTGCGACCGGATCATCGTGCTGGATGGAGGAAGGGTCGCTGCGGACGGTGAGCCGGGAGCGGTGCTCGACGCCGAACTGCTCCAGTCCGTCTATGGCGTCACCGCCCATGTCGCGCACGAAGGCGGCAAGCTGGTGCTTGCGCCGCTCGCCCTGTCGCAGGCGAGGCAGCCGTGA
- a CDS encoding iron ABC transporter permease yields MSRRALIGLLAATTVVFLLLSLLTGPASYGPLESIRALVAGGDEAASIILREIRLPRALLGLMVGFGLGASGAALQGFLRNPLAEPGIIGVSASASLGAVTVFYSGLAGASILALPAGALVGAAASVLLLLGISARHGSTLTLILSGVALSSLAGALTSLALNLSPNPFASYEIIFWLLGSLKDRSMVHVFIALPLMVVGAALLFASSRALDALTLGEESAASLGIDMRRARLSVVAGVALMVGAATAVAGAIGFVGLVMPHLIRPLTDRMPGSLILPAGLGGAALLLAADVAVRVAIPARELNVGVVTALIGAPFFLWLVARTRRETL; encoded by the coding sequence ATGAGCCGCCGCGCGCTCATCGGGCTGCTCGCCGCCACGACGGTGGTCTTTCTCCTGCTGTCGCTGCTGACCGGGCCTGCCAGCTACGGCCCGCTGGAGAGCATCCGGGCGCTGGTCGCAGGCGGCGACGAGGCAGCATCGATCATCCTGCGCGAAATCAGGCTGCCGCGCGCCCTGCTCGGTCTCATGGTGGGTTTCGGCCTCGGCGCTTCGGGCGCGGCCCTCCAGGGATTCCTGCGCAATCCGCTGGCCGAGCCCGGGATCATCGGCGTCTCGGCCTCGGCGTCGCTCGGCGCTGTGACGGTGTTCTACAGCGGCCTTGCCGGTGCTTCGATCCTGGCCTTGCCCGCCGGAGCACTCGTCGGGGCCGCCGCCTCGGTGCTGCTCCTGCTCGGCATATCCGCCCGGCACGGTTCGACTTTGACGCTCATTCTCTCCGGCGTCGCGCTGTCCAGCCTTGCCGGCGCGCTCACCTCGCTGGCTCTCAACCTCTCGCCGAATCCTTTCGCCAGCTACGAGATCATCTTCTGGCTGCTCGGTTCGCTGAAGGATCGCTCGATGGTCCACGTTTTTATCGCGCTGCCCCTGATGGTAGTTGGTGCTGCGCTCCTGTTCGCCTCCAGCCGCGCGCTCGATGCGCTGACACTGGGTGAGGAGAGCGCGGCAAGCCTTGGCATCGACATGCGCCGGGCGCGGCTGTCCGTCGTTGCCGGTGTGGCGCTGATGGTAGGGGCGGCCACCGCCGTGGCGGGCGCCATCGGCTTTGTCGGCCTCGTCATGCCGCACCTGATCCGCCCGCTTACCGACCGCATGCCTGGCAGCCTGATCCTGCCGGCGGGACTGGGCGGCGCCGCGCTGCTTCTCGCCGCCGATGTTGCGGTGCGGGTTGCTATCCCCGCGCGCGAATTGAATGTTGGCGTGGTCACCGCGCTCATCGGCGCGCCGTTCTTCCTCTGGCTCGTCGCGCGTACAAGGCGGGAGACGTTGTGA
- a CDS encoding TonB-dependent siderophore receptor, with product MAAQTALAAILLAGTAPAEAQEIDIGEIVVTPNRTPGDKTKTGSKVEKVTKKEIEERSQPTVIDYLDTVPGVAISQPGSVGGEGSLAVRGQPKRYVKTLFNGIDIGDPTAPQVQTSYQYLLTGGIEEIEVLKGSQSTLYGSEAIAGVISLSTLTDYKIGVQHLFHIEGGSNGTALGRYGLRAATEMSRAGINITGFRTDGISSAANGTERDGYENVTVDAAAEHRFNENFSVFGSLLYINASAEFDDSFPIGDNLTATNHSRQLAGRMGFNLDLMDGRARNTFSVQGFDIDRSITGTFFDGEYLGDRVKADYQGAFDVTERITLQYGADYERQSIEVPGASADFTIGGVWGQAVFQPVDSLTLTAGGRYDDHSAFGGYGTYRASASYAFPTNTRLHASVGTGFRAPSLNELYGPFGANPLLQPETSISYDIGVEQRLANNLIADVTFFQIDIDNLIAYSGPGYNQVPGVTTSRGVETSVAWTATEWLSLAGSYTYTDSHTATGARNIRIPRHAIGLSTVVQPAEKWTFSASGKVALDTVDSGDFQLDDYFLLNAKLAYKPTDATEVYVRVENAFDVDYQTVRGYATPGFSAFTGVKATF from the coding sequence TTGGCGGCGCAGACGGCGCTTGCTGCCATTCTTCTTGCGGGGACGGCGCCGGCAGAAGCGCAGGAAATCGACATCGGCGAGATTGTGGTGACGCCGAACCGCACGCCGGGCGACAAGACTAAAACCGGCTCCAAGGTAGAGAAGGTCACGAAGAAGGAGATCGAGGAGAGGTCGCAGCCGACGGTCATCGACTATCTCGATACCGTTCCGGGCGTCGCGATCAGCCAGCCGGGCAGCGTCGGCGGCGAGGGGTCCCTTGCCGTGCGCGGCCAGCCCAAGCGGTATGTGAAGACCTTGTTCAACGGCATAGATATCGGCGACCCGACCGCGCCGCAGGTCCAGACGTCCTACCAGTACCTGCTCACCGGCGGGATCGAGGAGATCGAGGTTCTCAAGGGATCGCAAAGCACGCTCTACGGTTCGGAAGCGATCGCGGGCGTGATCAGCCTTTCGACGTTGACCGACTACAAGATCGGCGTGCAGCACCTCTTCCACATCGAAGGCGGCTCCAACGGCACGGCGCTTGGCCGCTACGGCCTGCGCGCCGCGACGGAGATGTCCCGCGCCGGGATAAACATCACCGGATTCCGCACGGACGGCATCTCGTCAGCGGCGAACGGCACTGAACGTGACGGCTATGAAAACGTGACCGTCGATGCTGCTGCCGAGCATCGCTTCAACGAGAATTTCTCGGTGTTCGGTTCGCTTCTCTACATCAATGCCTCGGCCGAGTTCGACGATTCCTTCCCGATCGGCGACAATCTGACCGCGACCAACCACAGCCGCCAGCTGGCGGGGCGCATGGGTTTCAATCTCGATCTCATGGACGGCCGCGCGCGCAACACCTTCTCCGTGCAGGGTTTCGACATCGACCGGTCGATCACCGGCACGTTCTTCGACGGCGAATATCTCGGCGATCGCGTGAAGGCGGACTATCAGGGCGCTTTCGACGTGACGGAGCGGATCACGCTCCAGTATGGCGCCGACTACGAGCGCCAGTCGATTGAGGTGCCCGGCGCGTCTGCCGATTTCACCATCGGCGGAGTGTGGGGACAGGCGGTTTTCCAGCCCGTCGACAGCCTGACGCTGACGGCCGGCGGCCGCTATGACGACCATAGCGCGTTCGGCGGCTACGGGACCTATCGCGCCTCGGCCTCCTATGCCTTCCCGACCAACACCCGACTGCACGCCTCGGTCGGCACGGGCTTCCGCGCGCCGAGCCTGAACGAACTGTACGGCCCGTTCGGCGCCAACCCGCTCCTGCAGCCCGAGACGAGCATCAGCTACGACATCGGCGTCGAGCAGAGGCTGGCGAACAATCTGATCGCCGACGTCACGTTCTTCCAGATCGATATCGACAACCTGATCGCCTATTCGGGCCCCGGCTACAACCAGGTCCCGGGCGTGACGACCTCGCGTGGCGTCGAGACGTCGGTTGCGTGGACGGCGACCGAGTGGCTCAGCCTCGCCGGCTCCTACACCTACACGGACTCGCACACGGCAACCGGCGCGCGCAACATCCGTATTCCGCGCCATGCGATCGGCCTGTCGACGGTCGTGCAGCCGGCGGAGAAGTGGACGTTTTCCGCCTCCGGCAAGGTCGCGCTCGATACGGTCGATTCCGGCGATTTCCAGCTGGACGACTATTTCCTGCTGAACGCGAAGCTCGCCTACAAGCCGACGGATGCCACCGAAGTCTATGTCCGTGTCGAGAACGCCTTCGACGTCGACTACCAGACGGTCCGGGGCTACGCCACGCCGGGCTTCTCCGCCTTCACGGGCGTGAAGGCGACGTTCTGA